The Pseudomonadota bacterium genome contains a region encoding:
- a CDS encoding acyltransferase produces the protein MIQLKTPQILLNKIIELHLNTKKRHFRKCGTNVRITKGCRFFHPEKIELGSNIYIGHNAWIDAQGSITIQSGTIIGPRLIIYSANHNYNSDKAIPYDEDIIYSPVIIGENTWIGGNVIILPGVSIGEGCVIGAGSVVTKNQKSGVVIGGNPAKIIKERNWSMYQKLKRENKIYYKIKNDSSKS, from the coding sequence CTGATTCAATTGAAAACTCCCCAAATATTATTAAACAAAATTATAGAACTACACTTAAATACAAAAAAGCGTCATTTTCGAAAATGTGGCACCAATGTTAGAATAACGAAAGGATGTAGATTTTTTCACCCAGAAAAAATAGAATTAGGTAGTAATATTTATATCGGCCACAATGCATGGATTGATGCACAAGGGTCTATTACAATTCAAAGTGGAACCATAATAGGCCCAAGACTTATTATTTACTCAGCAAACCACAACTATAATAGTGATAAAGCAATTCCATATGACGAGGATATTATTTATAGTCCAGTAATCATTGGTGAAAACACATGGATTGGCGGAAATGTAATTATCTTACCTGGTGTTTCAATAGGCGAAGGCTGTGTAATAGGAGCAGGATCAGTAGTAACTAAAAACCAAAAAAGTGGGGTGGTAATTGGTGGAAATCCAGCAAAAATTATAAAAGAACGTAATTGGTCAATGTATCAAAAACTTAAAAGAGAAAATAAAATATATTATAAAATAAAAAATGATAGTAGTAAATCTTAA
- a CDS encoding acyltransferase — MFCNIAKNATLEGNGILYLGKTWEQRRFLQSEFIAYSGSSVLVNGVFSFYTGCCIAVNTGASLSIGSGYMNNRGSIECFKSIEIGANVMIAKGVTIRDNDVHIINDRISASPIKIGDNVWIGINATILKGVNIGNGAVIAAGALVTKDVPESCLVAGVPARVIKKNIYWY, encoded by the coding sequence ATGTTTTGCAATATAGCTAAAAATGCAACCCTTGAAGGGAATGGAATTCTTTATTTGGGAAAAACATGGGAGCAGAGGAGATTTTTGCAATCCGAGTTCATCGCCTATTCGGGAAGCTCTGTGCTTGTCAATGGAGTTTTCTCTTTTTATACAGGTTGTTGTATTGCAGTTAATACAGGCGCAAGCCTCAGTATTGGTAGCGGATATATGAATAATAGAGGATCTATTGAATGTTTTAAATCTATTGAAATCGGTGCTAATGTAATGATCGCAAAAGGCGTAACAATAAGGGACAACGACGTTCATATAATTAATGATCGGATATCTGCAAGCCCTATAAAGATCGGAGACAATGTCTGGATTGGAATAAATGCGACAATATTGAAGGGCGTCAATATTGGAAACGGTGCTGTTATAGCAGCAGGGGCTCTCGTAACAAAGGATGTTCCTGAAAGTTGTTTGGTTGCAGGTGTTCCAGCAAGAGTCATTAAGAAAAACATTTATTGGTATTAG
- a CDS encoding polysaccharide pyruvyl transferase family protein: protein MINKTPSFLLYGIGGVYNYGCEAIVRGTVNLLRTRWPEANITLVTPRYEDDMQRLNDININIIRKMFEPRFAPKRIARKAAGLLSIHWDPFVEKIDYMDEVDVVLSIGGDMYTVSPLGAGYAKKLIQFGDIAINKNKKLVIWGASIGPFEDNTDAKKAYVKHLQNVDLITAREPITVNYLNKLGLSQKTVSCSDPAFIVSGSTIRKPPNNKRLHIGVNYSPLSLLFATKNENLKNFAEKQSLILCKLIEKYNSEITLIPHVVCSFEPTDDDYTYLMSIRTMIPEKFKDRIHIIDNDPGYIGLKDVLESCDIVIAARMHCAINAISLGIPTIFVSYSAKSEGMAQYIYNHNVWVVSLNDTTSVNLVQKVQMMINEKEKVQNQLLQKIQILKKDATKSVNALEKILEGPLN, encoded by the coding sequence ATGATAAACAAAACACCTAGTTTCTTATTGTATGGAATTGGTGGTGTTTATAATTACGGTTGTGAGGCTATCGTTCGTGGTACAGTTAATTTGCTTCGAACTCGATGGCCAGAAGCCAATATAACACTTGTCACTCCAAGGTATGAAGATGATATGCAACGTCTTAATGATATAAATATCAATATTATACGAAAAATGTTTGAACCGCGTTTTGCACCAAAAAGAATTGCACGAAAAGCAGCTGGGCTTTTATCCATACATTGGGATCCTTTTGTGGAAAAAATCGACTATATGGATGAAGTGGATGTTGTGCTGTCTATCGGAGGTGATATGTATACCGTTTCACCATTAGGAGCCGGATATGCCAAGAAACTGATCCAGTTCGGTGACATCGCAATAAATAAAAATAAGAAACTTGTTATATGGGGAGCCTCAATAGGTCCTTTTGAAGATAATACCGATGCTAAAAAAGCTTATGTAAAACACCTGCAAAATGTAGATTTAATAACAGCTCGTGAACCCATAACTGTTAATTATCTTAATAAACTTGGTCTATCTCAAAAAACCGTTTCATGTTCTGATCCAGCTTTTATTGTAAGCGGGTCAACGATTAGAAAACCACCAAATAATAAAAGACTCCACATTGGTGTTAATTACAGCCCTTTATCATTATTATTTGCAACAAAAAATGAAAATTTAAAAAATTTTGCAGAGAAACAATCCCTTATTCTTTGTAAATTAATTGAGAAGTACAATTCCGAAATTACTTTGATACCCCACGTAGTGTGCTCTTTCGAACCTACTGATGACGATTATACATACCTGATGTCCATTCGAACAATGATTCCTGAGAAATTTAAAGATAGAATACATATTATTGATAACGATCCTGGCTATATTGGCTTAAAAGATGTACTCGAATCGTGCGATATAGTTATTGCAGCTAGGATGCATTGTGCTATAAATGCAATTTCTTTAGGAATACCTACGATTTTTGTTTCTTACAGTGCAAAATCAGAAGGAATGGCCCAGTATATTTATAATCACAATGTTTGGGTCGTTTCATTAAATGACACTACATCTGTCAACTTAGTTCAAAAAGTGCAAATGATGATTAATGAAAAAGAAAAAGTGCAAAACCAGCTATTACAAAAAATTCAAATTTTAAAAAAAGATGCTACAAAATCTGTAAATGCCCTTGAAAAAATATTGGAAGGTCCTCTAAACTGA
- a CDS encoding glycosyltransferase, translating to MKYPIKILFISPFFAPLSNAEAFCNGKMVNQLLEDGFEVKVLSVDYGGHNKFSYDQSDIWNPLKPVTIKIPPHANTNKYFSPFLGLHYKTINWARWINAVILKVSHLHRIHQFHIIYSRGLPNVAHIAGYWVTRKLGIKWIANFNDPWDLEATHLMPQQRHLRKKNISSFVYDRWFQIVMKKADLITFPCERLRDYHLQMVNSPVNCSIIPHIGVSGNDLSDPKTFYLIHAGSLGSGESTRHGATYELLAGFKRFLDHYPESESYATKLLLVGKSDPLTIHIIKEMKLDTVVSFTGWVNYSESIKYIAKASVCILVEGMMPEGIYLPSKLADYIVSRKPVIALSPTVGTISDLSRFKGITRVNVDDQKSIERAIAFHFEAFKNQQLSTLSPCDELINKFESKNILNNFYSIIKNILPEYKSGHKL from the coding sequence ATGAAATATCCAATTAAAATACTGTTTATTAGTCCATTCTTTGCACCCTTGTCTAACGCTGAAGCTTTTTGTAACGGCAAGATGGTCAATCAACTTTTAGAGGATGGTTTTGAAGTAAAAGTTTTATCAGTAGATTATGGTGGCCATAATAAATTTTCATACGATCAATCTGATATATGGAATCCATTAAAACCTGTTACTATTAAAATCCCTCCTCATGCAAATACCAACAAATATTTTTCTCCTTTTTTAGGACTCCATTATAAAACAATTAATTGGGCTAGATGGATTAATGCAGTTATTCTAAAAGTATCTCACCTTCATCGTATTCACCAATTTCATATCATTTATTCTCGTGGGCTTCCAAACGTTGCACATATTGCAGGATATTGGGTTACACGAAAATTAGGTATTAAATGGATTGCTAATTTCAATGACCCTTGGGACTTAGAGGCAACTCACTTAATGCCCCAACAACGTCATTTGAGAAAAAAAAATATCTCATCTTTTGTTTACGATAGATGGTTTCAAATTGTTATGAAAAAAGCTGATCTAATTACATTTCCATGCGAAAGACTAAGAGACTATCATCTACAAATGGTTAATTCGCCTGTAAATTGTTCGATTATCCCCCATATTGGTGTTTCGGGAAATGATTTGTCTGATCCCAAAACTTTTTATTTAATACATGCTGGAAGCTTGGGTAGTGGTGAAAGCACACGACATGGAGCAACTTACGAATTACTGGCAGGTTTTAAAAGATTCTTGGATCATTATCCTGAATCTGAATCATACGCTACCAAACTTTTACTAGTAGGTAAAAGTGACCCTCTAACAATACATATTATAAAAGAAATGAAGTTGGATACTGTTGTATCTTTTACGGGTTGGGTAAACTATTCTGAAAGCATAAAATATATAGCAAAAGCTTCCGTATGTATCCTTGTTGAGGGAATGATGCCGGAAGGGATATATTTACCATCTAAATTGGCTGATTATATAGTATCTCGTAAACCAGTAATCGCATTGAGTCCCACTGTCGGAACTATCTCAGATCTGTCTCGATTTAAAGGAATAACACGAGTGAATGTTGATGATCAAAAAAGTATAGAGCGCGCCATCGCTTTTCATTTTGAAGCATTTAAAAATCAACAATTATCCACACTTTCACCATGTGATGAACTGATTAACAAATTTGAAAGTAAAAATATCCTTAATAATTTTTATTCTATTATAAAGAACATATTACCCGAGTACAAATCTGGACATAAATTATGA
- a CDS encoding transposase: MIHMQNPKQLYIFDPWDSISPKRRQMLDAGWPGLFREHILPSIPADKFAKFFDEFMGRSTKELYSMLGALILQQTCNLTDEETVQQYCFNMQWHYALNITEESDNAKYVSTKTLWNNRNIIVQNGLEDIIFNSGTAKLAEAFNVNTDKQRLDSVHIKSNMRRLGRIGIFSETIHKFLANLKRQYPAFFDKVDKHIIEKYFTKNAMNCFSMVKPSESHKTLSEVSKDLFNLFVQFQHTDEVSSLYSFKLLERVLNEQCNLTDDTDNPVLIKKPKEIASDSLQNPSDPDASYSGHKGQGYQVQIMETYSPCDDPEDKQLRLITHVKVEKAYQSDANALLPAIESAEANGFAPKEVLADSLYGSDNNLQKAETQGVELVAPVMGAPKEDKLGLCNFKISDDGCILACPQGHPPVTVKKKKRNSVGFDMEVCSNCPKQSQCPVKKGRKFFYLRFTEKDKRVAMRRLYERTDGFKDRYRWRSGVEATMSEYDRRTGVKRLRVRGLKAVSYCAVLKALGVNIFRAAAFRMAQMMPKQGLCAV; encoded by the coding sequence ATGATACATATGCAAAATCCTAAACAGCTTTACATTTTTGATCCATGGGACAGTATTTCTCCAAAAAGACGGCAAATGCTTGATGCCGGATGGCCTGGATTATTCCGTGAGCACATTCTGCCTTCTATTCCTGCCGATAAATTTGCAAAGTTTTTCGACGAATTCATGGGGCGGTCAACAAAAGAGCTTTATTCCATGCTTGGTGCACTTATTCTACAGCAGACTTGTAACCTTACTGATGAAGAAACGGTTCAGCAGTATTGCTTTAATATGCAATGGCATTATGCATTAAATATCACGGAAGAATCGGATAATGCCAAATACGTCAGCACTAAAACATTGTGGAACAACCGAAACATAATTGTACAAAACGGTCTCGAAGACATAATCTTCAACTCCGGCACAGCTAAGCTGGCTGAAGCTTTTAATGTCAATACCGACAAGCAGCGTCTTGACTCAGTGCATATAAAGTCCAATATGCGCAGGCTTGGCAGAATCGGAATTTTTTCAGAAACCATCCACAAATTTCTGGCTAATCTTAAACGGCAGTATCCCGCTTTCTTCGATAAGGTGGATAAGCATATTATTGAAAAGTACTTTACCAAAAACGCTATGAACTGCTTTTCCATGGTAAAGCCATCCGAATCTCATAAAACCTTAAGCGAAGTAAGCAAGGATCTTTTTAACCTGTTTGTACAGTTCCAGCACACAGATGAAGTATCTTCTCTGTACAGTTTTAAACTTCTTGAGCGGGTTTTAAATGAGCAATGCAACTTAACAGATGATACCGATAATCCTGTTTTGATAAAGAAACCCAAAGAGATTGCTTCCGATTCATTGCAGAATCCGTCAGATCCGGATGCAAGTTACAGCGGCCATAAAGGACAAGGCTATCAGGTTCAGATCATGGAGACATACTCACCTTGTGATGATCCTGAAGACAAACAGCTAAGACTGATTACCCATGTCAAAGTAGAAAAGGCGTATCAAAGTGATGCGAACGCTCTTTTACCTGCGATTGAATCTGCCGAAGCAAACGGGTTTGCGCCTAAGGAGGTTCTTGCCGATTCTCTTTATGGCAGCGATAACAACCTCCAAAAAGCAGAAACCCAGGGGGTTGAACTGGTTGCACCGGTTATGGGAGCCCCGAAAGAAGATAAGCTTGGCCTTTGCAACTTTAAGATATCCGATGATGGTTGTATTTTAGCCTGTCCGCAAGGGCATCCGCCTGTTACAGTCAAAAAGAAAAAGCGCAACAGTGTGGGTTTTGATATGGAAGTTTGCAGCAATTGTCCCAAACAATCACAATGTCCGGTTAAAAAAGGCCGCAAGTTTTTTTACCTGCGGTTTACTGAAAAAGATAAACGTGTTGCCATGCGCAGGTTATATGAAAGAACCGATGGATTCAAAGATCGTTACCGCTGGCGCTCCGGAGTCGAAGCCACCATGTCGGAATATGACCGGAGAACCGGGGTCAAGCGACTTCGGGTTCGAGGGCTCAAAGCTGTGAGTTACTGTGCCGTGCTGAAAGCTTTGGGAGTGAACATCTTTAGAGCTGCTGCATTCAGAATGGCACAAATGATGCCAAAGCAGGGTCTATGTGCGGTATAA
- a CDS encoding Coenzyme F420 hydrogenase/dehydrogenase, beta subunit C-terminal domain, producing MKNNYFSKNNFDLSNGYSNFEMVIKEGLCVGCGICSGIFPESFKMEISKYGEYHPIFLNNYNLNQIFSKAEKFCPFTGVGENEDRLGQEEFGNLAGINHLSELGYFLNTYVGWVTNDSNRISSSAGGLTTWLLKYLLKNKIIDGVICVNPTNSNDIFFEYSIIRKEQDLDKSKKSKYYTIELSKVIKELKASDGKYAIVALPCFIKGLRLAIQHGFLPRERFYCMIGLFCGHLKTTQFSHYLIRQCGLKKTSVITVDFRKKLLNEKASDYAFEVTAKNEFNNVEKHHIKMKDVLLGNWGLNAFMLKACEYCDDVVAELADVSLGDAWLPEYVTDSRGTNIIICRRNDLHDIFLQAADTGEIALEDIDPKNVILSQDGGFRQRRQALSYRLFISRKYGLWRPKKRISPSSKSIKIFSKIIQKIRIKIAQSSKEKFHEYLIKNDLKSFSNQMSFWVYIFNFLYKTKRLFKLITSSFHL from the coding sequence ATGAAGAACAATTATTTTAGTAAAAATAATTTTGATTTATCAAACGGCTATAGCAACTTTGAGATGGTCATAAAAGAAGGGCTCTGCGTCGGTTGCGGTATTTGTTCAGGAATATTTCCAGAATCATTTAAAATGGAAATTTCCAAGTATGGTGAATATCACCCTATTTTTTTAAATAACTATAATCTTAATCAAATATTTAGCAAAGCAGAAAAGTTTTGCCCATTTACTGGAGTTGGAGAAAACGAAGATAGGCTTGGCCAAGAAGAGTTTGGAAATTTAGCAGGAATTAATCATTTATCAGAGTTAGGGTACTTTTTAAACACATACGTTGGTTGGGTAACAAATGATTCAAATCGTATATCATCCAGTGCAGGGGGATTAACAACATGGTTATTAAAATACCTATTAAAAAATAAAATTATTGATGGTGTTATTTGTGTTAATCCTACTAATTCAAATGATATATTTTTTGAGTATAGTATAATTCGAAAAGAACAAGATCTCGATAAAAGCAAGAAATCTAAATATTATACCATCGAGTTATCAAAAGTTATTAAAGAATTAAAGGCATCTGATGGGAAATATGCTATTGTGGCTTTACCTTGTTTTATAAAAGGCTTGCGCTTAGCAATCCAGCATGGATTTTTACCTCGTGAAAGATTTTATTGCATGATAGGATTGTTCTGTGGGCACCTGAAGACAACGCAATTTTCACATTATCTTATTCGGCAATGCGGTTTAAAAAAAACCTCTGTAATAACTGTTGATTTCCGAAAGAAACTCCTTAATGAAAAAGCTTCAGATTATGCTTTTGAAGTCACCGCAAAAAATGAATTTAATAATGTTGAAAAGCATCATATAAAAATGAAGGATGTTTTATTAGGTAATTGGGGGTTGAACGCATTTATGTTAAAAGCATGTGAATATTGTGATGATGTCGTCGCGGAACTTGCTGATGTTTCATTAGGAGATGCCTGGTTACCTGAATATGTTACCGATAGCCGTGGAACCAATATTATTATATGCAGAAGAAATGATTTGCATGATATTTTCCTACAAGCTGCTGATACTGGTGAAATAGCATTAGAGGATATTGATCCTAAAAATGTTATTCTTTCCCAGGATGGTGGTTTTCGCCAAAGAAGACAGGCACTATCTTATCGGCTTTTTATTTCAAGAAAATATGGATTATGGCGACCAAAGAAAAGAATATCGCCTTCATCGAAATCAATAAAAATTTTTAGCAAAATAATTCAAAAGATTCGGATTAAAATTGCACAGAGCAGTAAGGAAAAATTTCATGAATATTTAATAAAAAATGATTTGAAGTCTTTTTCCAATCAAATGTCTTTTTGGGTATATATATTTAACTTCCTATATAAAACCAAAAGGCTATTTAAGCTTATCACTTCATCTTTTCATTTATAA
- a CDS encoding O-antigen ligase family protein — MALVVLTEPKPVEAIIATLRRCAYFTIPLSIITIKYFRNIGVQWGNWSGEASWVGLSMSKNTLGQVATTGALCFIWEKMRKHNSNDVRVIDFLYIIMSLYLLKGSDNAISATSISVFATGFLIFIMLNFMKIKTERIKPFFKLVCIIIFAIQLTLICHTLSPFPKDSALGFLVQGMGRDMTLTGRTEIWSDIFSVASHRPMLGTGYGAFWIGRLVNIPWSENMSWVLNQAHNGYFDIYLQLGWVGICLLIASIFFTIPKIVRTFSFDYEYGRFRMTFFLVILFINITESTLLRLNHQMWFIFLLAALTVAPYKDSSIVGVNEF, encoded by the coding sequence ATGGCTCTGGTTGTCCTCACAGAACCCAAACCCGTAGAAGCGATTATAGCAACGCTAAGAAGATGCGCCTACTTTACGATTCCACTTTCAATAATTACCATAAAGTACTTCCGGAATATTGGCGTCCAATGGGGAAATTGGTCTGGAGAAGCATCTTGGGTAGGTCTATCCATGTCAAAGAATACGCTAGGTCAAGTTGCTACAACCGGGGCTCTCTGTTTCATTTGGGAAAAGATGCGCAAACACAATAGCAATGATGTTAGAGTGATTGATTTTTTATATATTATAATGAGCTTGTATCTTTTAAAAGGATCAGATAATGCCATAAGTGCTACATCCATTTCTGTATTTGCCACCGGTTTTTTGATTTTTATAATGTTGAACTTTATGAAGATTAAAACAGAAAGAATCAAACCATTTTTCAAGCTAGTCTGTATCATTATCTTCGCTATACAATTGACTTTAATTTGTCACACCTTAAGTCCTTTCCCCAAAGACTCTGCATTGGGCTTCCTCGTTCAGGGGATGGGACGTGATATGACTTTGACTGGGCGAACGGAAATATGGAGCGATATCTTCTCTGTAGCTTCTCACAGACCTATGCTCGGCACGGGCTATGGTGCTTTCTGGATTGGTAGGCTGGTTAATATCCCATGGTCAGAAAATATGTCCTGGGTATTGAATCAAGCACATAACGGCTATTTTGATATATATCTTCAACTGGGATGGGTTGGTATCTGCTTGCTTATAGCTTCTATATTTTTCACTATCCCAAAAATCGTTCGCACATTTTCTTTTGACTATGAATATGGTCGATTTAGAATGACCTTTTTTCTTGTAATTCTTTTCATCAATATCACTGAATCAACATTGCTAAGGCTCAATCACCAAATGTGGTTTATTTTCCTTCTTGCTGCATTAACTGTTGCACCTTATAAAGATAGCAGTATTGTAGGGGTAAATGAGTTTTAA
- a CDS encoding glycosyltransferase: MTIIVPHGFEPNYTLGFVKGLVAHNIDLCVISSDIDQLRLTKIGINNINLRGSQDHNRTFLSKAINIIKYYAYLLIYLLQNQRNVIHFTGLFGNSSILYDGIILNLFFKLVSSRYIYTVHNILPHSKQNSQLFRWIYRIIYIVPDILLVHTHLAKQQLVEKFHVPERKIIVISIGLNEEIPVTKITQNEAKKHLGFNSQDNIVLFFGKADTYKGLDILIEAFDQLNLPSMKLLIAGWFPDSSYRQQITSAINNADHRAAIYLHEAFIPNDEVEYYFKSADVLVLPYRNIYQSGVVFLCFNFGLPIVSTPVGSIPEFIGDDMGIITETNDPQGIADGLRHFFEAKDKFNREIIAAKAKKYKWENLCKALVPLYKERY; the protein is encoded by the coding sequence ATGACTATTATAGTTCCCCACGGTTTTGAACCTAACTATACTTTAGGTTTTGTTAAAGGTCTCGTTGCACACAACATTGACCTTTGCGTTATTTCGTCAGATATAGATCAGCTTAGACTTACGAAAATAGGTATTAATAATATTAATTTACGTGGCTCACAGGACCACAACAGGACTTTTCTGTCTAAGGCAATCAATATTATAAAGTATTATGCTTACTTGTTGATATATTTGCTGCAAAATCAAAGAAATGTCATCCACTTTACTGGCCTCTTCGGAAACTCTTCAATTCTTTATGATGGCATTATACTGAACTTGTTTTTTAAATTAGTATCGTCGCGGTATATATATACGGTTCACAACATTCTTCCTCACAGTAAGCAAAATAGCCAATTATTTAGATGGATTTACCGAATAATATATATAGTACCAGATATCCTTCTGGTCCATACTCACTTGGCAAAACAGCAACTTGTGGAAAAATTTCATGTTCCAGAAAGAAAAATAATTGTTATTTCTATCGGTCTAAATGAAGAAATACCGGTCACGAAAATTACTCAAAATGAAGCAAAAAAGCATTTGGGTTTCAACAGCCAAGACAATATTGTACTTTTTTTTGGGAAAGCTGATACATATAAAGGTCTGGATATTCTAATAGAAGCATTCGATCAGCTCAACCTGCCATCAATGAAACTCCTTATCGCCGGATGGTTTCCAGATTCGTCCTACCGCCAACAAATTACTTCAGCTATTAATAATGCCGACCATAGAGCAGCTATTTATCTGCATGAAGCATTCATCCCCAATGATGAGGTTGAATATTATTTCAAAAGTGCTGATGTCCTTGTTCTACCTTACAGGAATATTTACCAGAGCGGGGTAGTATTCCTTTGTTTTAATTTTGGCCTGCCGATAGTATCTACACCTGTTGGCTCAATTCCTGAATTTATTGGAGATGATATGGGAATCATAACAGAAACCAATGATCCACAGGGAATAGCCGATGGACTAAGGCATTTTTTTGAGGCAAAAGATAAATTTAACAGGGAAATAATTGCAGCAAAGGCAAAAAAATACAAATGGGAAAATCTTTGTAAGGCCCTTGTTCCACTATATAAAGAAAGATACTAA
- a CDS encoding glycosyltransferase family 4 protein: protein MKKVLLVSNKVFHYRVSNYNYFAKRFKDYEWEFIVRSNELEKQNPFPLEFDFKEMPFSFFNYKREIEQIRPDVVIFFLHLKDIIIWPLIHWLKLKRIPVVYWNKGINLEVHNPGLRNLFFYYIHTLSDALILYSKNEVKDIWTKNQHKVFIANNTINFESFPEILQTKEEIKQEFGIPFNKVVLFVGRMRSVKKVEHLIQVFNSLDEPGLGCVIVGNSMAYNIHDLIKRDNILYLGEIHDPNNLQISKLFKASDIFCIPGDVGLGLNQAFYWGLPVVTEDGLQPPEIHYLTNGQNGFIVPENDIEKLKAKIILLLCNDELRDQFSQKARNVIINAASIETMFKGFLNCVLALSSPDRH, encoded by the coding sequence ATGAAGAAAGTTTTACTGGTATCAAACAAAGTATTTCATTACAGGGTCTCAAATTATAATTATTTTGCAAAACGTTTTAAGGATTATGAATGGGAGTTTATAGTACGCTCGAATGAACTTGAAAAACAAAATCCTTTCCCTTTGGAATTTGATTTCAAAGAAATGCCTTTCAGTTTTTTCAACTATAAGCGCGAAATTGAGCAAATCCGCCCTGATGTGGTTATATTTTTTCTACATCTCAAAGACATTATCATATGGCCGCTTATACACTGGCTAAAACTCAAAAGAATACCTGTTGTTTACTGGAATAAGGGTATCAACCTGGAAGTACATAACCCTGGTCTTCGCAATCTCTTTTTCTACTACATTCATACTTTAAGCGATGCCCTTATACTATATTCAAAAAATGAGGTAAAAGATATCTGGACCAAAAATCAGCATAAGGTATTTATTGCCAATAACACAATAAACTTTGAGTCTTTTCCTGAAATTTTACAGACAAAGGAAGAAATTAAGCAAGAATTTGGTATCCCTTTTAACAAAGTAGTGCTTTTTGTTGGTCGCATGCGCTCTGTCAAAAAAGTGGAACATCTGATACAGGTATTTAATTCTCTTGATGAGCCAGGATTAGGTTGTGTTATTGTTGGTAATTCTATGGCATACAATATCCATGACCTGATTAAGCGTGATAATATACTTTACCTTGGAGAAATTCATGATCCGAATAATCTTCAAATAAGCAAGTTATTCAAGGCATCAGACATATTTTGTATCCCTGGAGATGTGGGACTTGGCTTAAACCAGGCTTTTTATTGGGGTTTGCCTGTTGTAACTGAGGATGGTCTTCAACCCCCAGAGATACACTATCTGACAAATGGCCAAAATGGTTTCATTGTACCGGAAAATGATATAGAAAAATTGAAGGCCAAAATCATATTATTGCTCTGTAATGACGAATTACGTGATCAATTTTCGCAAAAGGCGAGAAATGTAATCATAAATGCAGCATCTATTGAAACCATGTTTAAGGGATTCTTAAATTGTGTTTTGGCATTGAGTTCGCCGGATCGCCATTAA